GCCCCCGTCCAGGTGGCTCGCTGTGGAACATGCACCCCCGCGTGTATATCGATATCAGCAAAACCGGCGAAGCCGCTTGTCCTTACTGTGGCGCCCGCTACCGCCTGAAAGAAGGCGAAAAGGTTCACGGTCATTAATTTCTGAATTTGGCTTCGTTGGACCCTACTGCTCCCCCCTCTGGCAATGCGATAGAGCCGGGCCCTGTGCCCGGCGCAGACGCGCAACCCTGGCGTCACACCGACGTGGTTGCCCGTCTGGATTCCAGCGCCTGCCCTCTGCCCGCCTGGCTGCCTGGCGGACACCTCCAAACTATCCACGGGGCATTTTTTGCCCGCCATCACCATATCGCCTTTGTCCGCCAAAGGATTGATACGCCCGATGGCGACTTCCTGGATCTGGACTGGACCGGACCAGGCTTGTTTGCAGACAAGCTGGCCAACGGTGCCACCGCCCAGCCCGACGCCCATCTATCCCGTACCGCCGCCCGCCGCTGGATGCAGCCCCAGGATTGGGACAGCCTGCCCAGCACGGCCGATACGCATGCCCTGGTTCTGTTTCATGGCTTGGAAGGCAGCAGCCGAAGCCATTACATCCAGGCCATTGCGCAATACTTTCGCGCCCGCGGCTGGATTGTGGTGGTCGCTCATTTCCGCGGTTGCTCGGGTTTTCCGAATCGCATGGCGCGCGCCTATTACTCGGGCGACTCGGAGGAAATCAGCTTTATCCTGAATACTGTTCGCGGCCATCTGCCCAATGTACGCTGGCACGTGGCCGGCACCTCGCTGGGCGGCAATGCCATGCTCAAGTATTTGGGTGAAGCGGGTGATGAGGTTTCCTGGGTGCAGGCATGTGCCTCCATTTCGGTACCCCTGGATCTGGTCGCTTGCGGCCGCTACCTGTCCGAATCCCGAATGGGTCGTTGGTTCTACTCGCCCTATTTTCTGAAAAGCATGCGCAGCAAGCTGCAGGACAAGGCCCACCGCTTTCCCGGCATGGTCGATACGGCCCGCTTGAACCAGGCCCGCACCATACGCGACTTCGACGATATTTATACCGCGCCCATGCATGGTTTCAGCCATGCGCTGGATTATTGGACGCGTGCGTCCAGCAAACCTTTGCTGCGCAATATCAAAATCCCCACGCTGGTTTTGAATGCCCGTAACGACCCTTTCGTGCCACATGCCAGCTTGCCGACGATTCAGGATTGCTCGGACTCCATTTTGCTGCACCAACCTGCCGAAGGTGGGCACGTCGGTTTCATCACGGGCAGCATCCCCGGCAATATGG
This genomic window from Alcaligenes faecalis contains:
- a CDS encoding zinc-finger domain-containing protein, coding for MSAAIEPKKADHELIMVGADDLPVHCPRPGGSLWNMHPRVYIDISKTGEAACPYCGARYRLKEGEKVHGH
- a CDS encoding YheT family hydrolase, producing the protein MPGADAQPWRHTDVVARLDSSACPLPAWLPGGHLQTIHGAFFARHHHIAFVRQRIDTPDGDFLDLDWTGPGLFADKLANGATAQPDAHLSRTAARRWMQPQDWDSLPSTADTHALVLFHGLEGSSRSHYIQAIAQYFRARGWIVVVAHFRGCSGFPNRMARAYYSGDSEEISFILNTVRGHLPNVRWHVAGTSLGGNAMLKYLGEAGDEVSWVQACASISVPLDLVACGRYLSESRMGRWFYSPYFLKSMRSKLQDKAHRFPGMVDTARLNQARTIRDFDDIYTAPMHGFSHALDYWTRASSKPLLRNIKIPTLVLNARNDPFVPHASLPTIQDCSDSILLHQPAEGGHVGFITGSIPGNMGWLPARLARFFETNS